AGAGACAAACATCGGTCTCGGATTTATTATGGGGAGTTCCCATTCACGGGTGTTATTCGGTGTCCAGCGTGCGGGCACGGTATGGTCGCCCATCGAGCGACACGGAAATTGAAAAGTGGCGAAATCAAGTACACACGATATTACCAGTGCGGCCAGTTTGCCAATAAAGGGTCAGCTGTGTGTAGGGCAAACAGCGTTAGAGCGGATTATGCAGAGAATGAAATTCTTTCACGTATCGAACGAATTCTGAGTACACCTAAACTGATTGAAGATGTGACTGCTGAGGTCAACCGCAAACGTGTCATCGATACAAAACCGCTCCAACAGGAACATAAGCATTTGACTGCAGAACTATCCAGCATTCAACGGAAGATTGACAAGTACTTCAAACTGTATGAAGACGATATGCTTCCCCCGCAGGAGTTAAAAACGAGAATCAATGATTTAACTGAGCAACAACAGCGATTGAACCATCGTAAATTAGAAATAGAACATAGTCTGCGCAATGAGGATTCAAAGCCTATACAGGTTGAACTAGTGAGGCATTTGCTGTCTACATTCAACTCACTGTTCGTGAAACTAGGTACTGACAAGAAGAAACAGCTTATTCATGCTCTTATTAAGCAAGTGATAATTACGCCTGAAAGAACCATAGGCAAAATTGAGCTTAAATTTGATGACCTGTTCCAGACAGTATCTAGCTCGGAATCCAATGTGTCTATTGGTACGGATATGAAATTTAGTATATCTATGTGAAATGGCCCCTTCCGGTTCCGCCGAAGGGGCCGCTACCCTACATATCAATAAATCTTCTATTTCCACGTGTTGATCATTGTAACGGGTTCGTAAAAATTTGTTTTCTTTTCAAGAAATAATATTCTATAGTGCTCATAACGATCATTACCTGATTGGTAACAGCACTTTTTGTATTTTTCACCCGAATTGCATGGACACGGCTTATTTCTACCAATGTTCCTGTATTCTTTCCTAAGTTCTTTGGAAATTCGAAGATCCCATTTTTCAAATGGACTATCCAAGTGTTCTACGAGTTTATCCAACATATGGTAGTTGTATTCCATGCCTTGCGGAAACAAGACTGTATATTTATCAAATGGATTCTTCACAATGGCCATACCTAGAAATTCGAGATCATCCACAACTCTAAAACATTGCTCACCATTATATATTTCACCCACATGATGACCGCACGACTGTCTCAAGGACAACTTTTGACCGCAAACAGAGCAATGCTCACTCTTTACGATTGATTCCCTACTCATGAAATATTGATAAGGAAATAATTTTTGGAACTTTGGTATATAATTATAGATAAAAAGCAACTTAAATTTATTGTCAGTATAATCCAGGTGCTTTTTTAAGAATGAGAATTCTATGTCTGCTCTGTCATAGTGATTCCATGCGTCAAAGTGTTTGTTCTCTTTCAAGCAGGAATATGCAGAAACATAATGATTTACAATTTTATATACTTGTTCTAAACACCAGGTATCCTTTGCTCCTGCCTGATCGCCATTTTCTACTTCTACCTGTTTAATTTCAGCCAGTCTGTCCCGAATTCGCGCATCCAACATTGTTCCTTTAAAATTCTGAAGGTAACGCTTTATATCGTCTTTTTCCAATAGCTTCACACTCCACCTACTGTTTAAAAATTTCCTCGCTTATCGACCTTAACGTTGGCCCAAATTGCTCGGCATCCCCTTCGTATGAAATTTTTTTGGATCCACCATTTGACTCAACAATAATACCTACTTTTACATTTAGTTGTGTTCTCCTAGACTTCACCTTTTCGGTAACATAATTCACTATAAGGCCAGTTACAATAGGGAAGATTCCCGATGTAACTATTATTTCTGGCAGATTAATAACATCCGCGTGCAATTCCAGTTGTCTGAAGTCTCCATCGGATATACAGATATCAGTGACTACTCCATACTCACTTGAGTTTTGTTTTAGGTAATCAAAGAAATCCCGAGTCCCTTCCGGAAACACAACTTTGTCCATGTCTCGAAAAGTTTCATAAGGAATGATTAGAGCATTCGCCTTTTTTATTTCTTCCTCTAACTCTAAAGGGAAATATGGCTTTCTGTAAATTTCGTTGAAGGTTGTTGAGATTTCATGAATCTCCACTTTTGATTTTTCATTACTTTCATGAATCAAGCTAAACCCCCCCCATGAAATAATACAATTTATCATACAAAAAATCCCCCGCTCAGAAAACCGTTGCCGTTACTTATGATACGGTTCCCCCCGCATAATCCGAATTCCCCGATACAATTGTTCCAACAATACCACACGCGCCAACTGATGTGGCAAAGTGAGCGGTCCGAAGCTCCATCGAACACGCGCGCGCTTTTTCAAATCGGGATGCACGCCGTTGGAGCCGCCGATGATGAACACCAGCCTTCCGTAGGCTTCGCCCAGCAAATCACTGTAAGTTTGACTCCACTGCTCTGACGAGTAAGACTTGCCTTGGATGTCGAGCAAGACGATGCCATCGCGTGGCCGGAGCAACTTGCCGATTTTCTCGGCCTCGCGCTGTAGAACCTGCATTTGTTCTGCGGCCGACATCGTCTCTGGTGCCGGTTCATCTGGCACCTCGTGAATAGACAAGTCGACATACGCTGAAAGGCGCTTCTGATATTCCCGAAGCGCCTCCGTCCAATAGCGTTCCTTTAGCTTTCCTACTGCAATAACTTCTATATGCACCCGTGACACGTCCGTTCATCGTTTCATGTAGCCATCTACGCACCGATGGCGCGGCGACGTAGCAAGGCGACTTATATCAATTTCTTGTTCACTGCCTCACTGAATGCCGCCACTAAATGGCATCATGGGCTCGGCGCTGTCACTGTCGTCGGCACCGCTGCTGGTCGTCGGCGCACTGGCCGTGGTCAATTGGGTCTCCATGGCTCCAACCTTGGTTTTGACAATCAGGGCCTGACCGCCCCGATAGACTTTCAGTATCGCCTTATCCCCGGGCCTCAATTGGAACAGGTATGTGCGCAGGTCCGCAATCGTTTTTACGGTCTTGCCATTGAGCCCGACAATCACATCGCCCGCTTTCAGCCCATCTTTCTTCACGCTGCTCGATGTCACCAGTTTCACCCACACACCATAGTCCACTGGCACATCGGGCCACATCTGCTGTGGCAACGATGAGAGCGAGTACGCTTCAATACCAAGAGCCGAATGTTGTGCGTGGCCGGTCTGCATCAACTGTTTTGCAATATTGCGCACGGAGTTGGAAGGAATCGCAAATCCCATTCCTTCGAAGTTCTGCGCGACAATTTTGCTGCTATTGATGCCGATGACCTCCCCATTGATGTTCACCAACGGCCCACCGCTATTCCCCGGGTTAATTGCGGCATCCGTCTGAATCACCGACTGATAATCCAGCGTCTGTTGACTTGCTTCATCTTGTACTGGCATAATCCTCGACTTGGCGCTGACAATACCTTTTGTCACCGTATCGGCAAAGTCGAGACCCATCGGAGTGCCAATCGCAATCGCCGACTCACCCGGCTCAATCGTGTCGGAGTTTGCAAAGTTGACCGGATTGATCCGTTTGAAAGTCGCCGCAGGAACCTTCAGGACAGCCAGGTCTGTATAGGGATCCGTTCCGACTACCGTCGCGTTCACATGCTTGCCCGCATTGAGGACAATTTCCACCTTCGCCCCACCTTCGACGACATGATTGTTCGTCACGAGGTAGGCAAACTTGTTGTCTTTGTAAAACATGACACCGGTACCGACGCCTGTGGCCTGCAACTTAGACTGCTGAGAAAAGTAGTTGGACACTTGAGCGTAATTGAGAATCCCAACAACGTCAGGCTCCACCCGCTTCACGGCACTGGTGACCCCATCGTCCACGTTGAATCCGACGGTTTGCACATGCATCGTGCCGCTTGCCGACTGACCGACGGTCGATTGCACGCTAGCCCATGCCACATTACTCGACACAGCTCCACCTAGCCCACGAGGCAAAGCCGTTTGTGCCCCATACGTAGCCGTTGTGCCAATCATTGCAGTGAGTACTGCAACCTGAACCCGTTTGATGTTGCACGTAAATCGGGAACGATTTCGCGTGCGCTGTGTACGCTTGCGTGTTCTTCCATGAAGAAAACCCATTTGTCATTGCCCTCCTTGTCTCATTCCCTGCACGTTGCTAACTGTGCATCCGAGACTCACAAATCAAGAGGTATCGTTTGAGGACATCTACCGAACGGTGATGTTTCGCAACGTTAGTTTGAACAAATGGGTGCTTCATCATACAGTCTGTTGAGTAAGTGAAACGAATGGTGTCGCTTCGTGTCGACTGGTTCGTTTAATTCGTATTTCCCTGGCAATCCTCGAGCGAGCGTCGCTCAATATCCCTTGCACGGTAATATCCGCCAAATCTGGATGGTTGTTATCTTGGCTTAAATGAGCCAGGTAGACGTCGACGGGCGCATCCGGAAGAATGTCCACAAGTGCGTAAGCGGCATCGACATTCGACAGATGGCCCTTGTCACCTAAGATGCGCCGTTTCAGGTGCCACGGATAACGTCCGGCCCGCAGCATGTCCACGTCGTGGTTACTCTCAAACACATACGCCTGACACCCTTGCAGCAAATCCTTTTGGTGGTCTGTGACGTATCCGAGATCTGTCACCACAGCGAGGCTGCCGTCGTCCGTATCAAATCGATACGCGACAGGCTGTTCAGCGTCGTGAGATATCGCAAACGGCGTCACGCGGATGCTGCCTATGTAAAAGACTTCGTCCTCGCGGACAAACGCGACAGGGCAACTCGCCGCCTCCGGTCGCAGTTTTTCAGACAAGGCGGCATGTGTACCCTCCGTCATATAGACGGGGCTCTTGGCGTACTTGTAAACCTGTGTGAGGCCGCGGACGTGATCGTCATGTTCGTGCGTGACCAGCACAGCAGACAATCCTTCCAACCCGCGTTGGCAGGTTGCCTCCAGCCGCGTACGCAATTGCTTCCCACTGATACCTGCATCGAGCAAAATGCGCGTATCCTGATGCTCGATGTACACGGAATTCCCG
Above is a genomic segment from Alicyclobacillus acidoterrestris containing:
- the rlmH gene encoding 23S rRNA (pseudouridine(1915)-N(3))-methyltransferase RlmH, producing the protein MHIEVIAVGKLKERYWTEALREYQKRLSAYVDLSIHEVPDEPAPETMSAAEQMQVLQREAEKIGKLLRPRDGIVLLDIQGKSYSSEQWSQTYSDLLGEAYGRLVFIIGGSNGVHPDLKKRARVRWSFGPLTLPHQLARVVLLEQLYRGIRIMRGEPYHK
- a CDS encoding zinc ribbon domain-containing protein — translated: MYYGEFPFTGVIRCPACGHGMVAHRATRKLKSGEIKYTRYYQCGQFANKGSAVCRANSVRADYAENEILSRIERILSTPKLIEDVTAEVNRKRVIDTKPLQQEHKHLTAELSSIQRKIDKYFKLYEDDMLPPQELKTRINDLTEQQQRLNHRKLEIEHSLRNEDSKPIQVELVRHLLSTFNSLFVKLGTDKKKQLIHALIKQVIITPERTIGKIELKFDDLFQTVSSSESNVSIGTDMKFSISM
- a CDS encoding SEC-C metal-binding domain-containing protein is translated as MEKDDIKRYLQNFKGTMLDARIRDRLAEIKQVEVENGDQAGAKDTWCLEQVYKIVNHYVSAYSCLKENKHFDAWNHYDRADIEFSFLKKHLDYTDNKFKLLFIYNYIPKFQKLFPYQYFMSRESIVKSEHCSVCGQKLSLRQSCGHHVGEIYNGEQCFRVVDDLEFLGMAIVKNPFDKYTVLFPQGMEYNYHMLDKLVEHLDSPFEKWDLRISKELRKEYRNIGRNKPCPCNSGEKYKKCCYQSGNDRYEHYRILFLEKKTNFYEPVTMINTWK
- a CDS encoding MBL fold metallo-hydrolase; its protein translation is MQFSILASGSNGNSVYIEHQDTRILLDAGISGKQLRTRLEATCQRGLEGLSAVLVTHEHDDHVRGLTQVYKYAKSPVYMTEGTHAALSEKLRPEAASCPVAFVREDEVFYIGSIRVTPFAISHDAEQPVAYRFDTDDGSLAVVTDLGYVTDHQKDLLQGCQAYVFESNHDVDMLRAGRYPWHLKRRILGDKGHLSNVDAAYALVDILPDAPVDVYLAHLSQDNNHPDLADITVQGILSDARSRIAREIRIKRTSRHEATPFVSLTQQTV
- a CDS encoding S1C family serine protease, with amino-acid sequence MGFLHGRTRKRTQRTRNRSRFTCNIKRVQVAVLTAMIGTTATYGAQTALPRGLGGAVSSNVAWASVQSTVGQSASGTMHVQTVGFNVDDGVTSAVKRVEPDVVGILNYAQVSNYFSQQSKLQATGVGTGVMFYKDNKFAYLVTNNHVVEGGAKVEIVLNAGKHVNATVVGTDPYTDLAVLKVPAATFKRINPVNFANSDTIEPGESAIAIGTPMGLDFADTVTKGIVSAKSRIMPVQDEASQQTLDYQSVIQTDAAINPGNSGGPLVNINGEVIGINSSKIVAQNFEGMGFAIPSNSVRNIAKQLMQTGHAQHSALGIEAYSLSSLPQQMWPDVPVDYGVWVKLVTSSSVKKDGLKAGDVIVGLNGKTVKTIADLRTYLFQLRPGDKAILKVYRGGQALIVKTKVGAMETQLTTASAPTTSSGADDSDSAEPMMPFSGGIQ